The Streptomyces puniciscabiei genomic interval CGGGATCGTCCGGGGGCGGGGTGACGCTCACGACGTGCCAGGACGGGCGGGCCGTGAGCAGGGCGCGCAGGACGACGTCGGAGTGGGAGGCGGGTACGGCGAGGCGGTAGCGGCCGGGAGCGGTCTCCTCGGCCAAGGCGGCGGGCGGGGCGGCTTCGGGCGGCAGCCGCGCCCCTGCCGGGCCGCGCACGGTGACCAGGGTGAGCGCTCCGCCCGGTGAACTGCCGCTGCCGGTACGGCACTTGAGACCGCCGTCGAGCACGGTGTACGTCGCGTCCGGTGCCCCGGCCAGCCGGCGTGGGTCGTGGTCCACGAACACCACGGCGCCCCCTGCGGCGGTGCGCTCGGCCACCGCCCGCTCCAGCTCCTCCCGCGCCGCCGCGTCCAGCCCCGTCCAGGCCTCGTCCAGCACCAGCAGCTCCGGTTCTGCGAGCAGGGCCTGCGCCACCGCCACCTTCTGGCTGCCGCCCTTGGACAGCCGGGCCATGGGCGTACCGGCGTACGCCGCAGCGCCGAAGCGCTCCAGCCAGGTGGCCGCGGCCTGTACGGCGGCCCTGCGGCCGAGGCCGTGGACGGCGCCGAGGCGGGTCAGATAACCGAGGGCCGTGAAGGGAAGCGCCGAGGGGAAACGCTCCGGTACGTACGCCGTGCGGGGGCGGCCGGTGACACGGCCCTCCGTCGGTGCGTCCAGGCGGGCGAGGAGGCGGAGCAGAGTGGACTTTCCGGTGCCGTTCGCCCCTTCTATGCGGGTGAGGGTTCCGGGGGTGAGGGTGAGGTCGACGCCTCTCAACACCCAGGGTCCGCGCAGGCCGTAGCGGCGGCCCACCCCTGCCAGCCGTAGATCACGTCGCATGGAGGCATTGTGGCGCTGCGTCGACACTGCCCACCCCCTTAAGGTTGGCTCGTGTGAGCCAGAGTCTGACGTCCCCCGGAGACAGTCCCTTCCAGCCCTTCCAGGCCGAGCGCAACCCGCGCGACGCGGCACCCCAGTTCGTGCTGCCCCTCGTCGTGCGGATCGAGAAGAGCGCGCCGCCCGCCCGCACCGACGCGCTGGAGACGGCCGCGCGGGCGGTGCTGGTGCTGCTGGGGGACGAACGGGCGCACGGGGACGGCGCGTGGGCCGAGGCGGTGCGGAGCTGGGAGGACGCGCGGATCCGCAAGGTCGTCCGGCGGGCCAGGGGCGCCGAGTGGCGGCGGGCCGAGGCGCTGCCGGGGATCACGGTGACCGGCAAGTCCGTGGAGGTACGGGTGTTCCCGCCGGTTCCGCTCGACGGCTGGCCCAAGGACCTGGCCAAGCTCCAGGTGTCCGGCACCGAGCTGGACGACCCCGAGCCGCCCGTCCCCGCCGGGCCGGCCCAGCCGGTGCTGTGGCTGAACCCCGGGCTGGAGATGTCGGCCGGGAAGGCCATGGCGCAGGCGGGGCACGGTGCCCAGCTGGCCTGGTGGGCGCTGTCCGACACGGAGCGCGGCGCCTGGCGGGACGCGGGCTACGCCCTGGCCGTCCGTACGGCCGACCCCGCCGACTGGGCCCGGCTGACCGGCAGCGGGCTGCCGGTCGTCCGCGACGCCGGTTTCACGGAGATCGCACCGGGCAGCTGCACGGTCGTCGCCGACCACCCGGCGCTGCGCTAGACGACAGGGCCCAGGAGCTGCGGGGCCGTGGCCCCGGGTGCGGGCACCTGGCCGAAGCTCAAATATTGCTCTGAACACGACAGAGCGGGGATTCGGGGCCCAGCGCGTGGGCGATACCTCCGTCATTCGCACGAGGGGAGGGGCCATGCGACGACTGGGCACGGGCATCGGCTGGCGGCCGGAGATCGCGGACGCCGTGGAGCGCATGCCGGGCATCGACTGGGTGGAGGTCGTGGCGGAGAACGTCTGCCCCGGCCACCTTCCCGCGTCGCTGCTGCGGCTGCGCGAGCGCGGCGTGACCGTGATCCCGCACGGCGTCTCGCTCGGCCTCGGCGGCGCCGACCGCCCCGACGAGGCCCGGCTGGCGGCGCTGGCGGAGCGCGCCGAGGCCCTCGGTTCCCCGCTGGTCACCGAGCACATCGCGTTCGTCCGCGCGGGCGGCCCGCTCACCGCCTCCCCGCGGCTGGAGGCCGGGCACCTGCTGCCGGTGCCGCGCACCAGGGACGCCCTGGACGTGCTCTGCGAGAACGTCCGCATCGCCCAGGACGCCCTTCCCGTGCCGCTGGCCCTCGAGAACATCGCCGCGCTGTTCTCCTGGCCGGGCGAGGAGCTGACCGAGGGGGAATTCCTGTCCGAGCTGGTCGAGCGCACCGGCGTCCGGCTGCTGATCGACGTGGCCAACCTGCACACCAACCACGTCAACCGGGGCGAGGACCCGGCCGAGGCGCTGGCCGCGCTGCCCGTGGAGGCGATCGCCTACGTCCATGTCGCGGGCGGCTTCGAGCGGGACGGCGTCTGGCACGACAGCCACGCCCACCCCGTGCCACGCCCGGTCCTCGACATCCTGACCGGCCTCGCCGCCCGCACCGCACCGCCCGGCGTCCTTCTGGAACGGGACGAGAACTTTCCCGAACCGGCCGAGCTGGAGCGGGAGTTGACGATGATCCGGGACGCGGTGGCGGCTGGGCGTGCGCGGGCCGACGAGAGTGCGGCACCCGGTGCCCCCGGTGGCTCGGCGGGCGGCGGTGTCGCCGTCCTGGCGCGGCCCGCGGTCCGCACGCGGGAGCGGCTCGCGGTCGCCCAGGCCGCCGTACTGTCCTCGCTGGTGGCCGGTACGCCGGTGCCCGAGGGGTTCGACCGGGTGCGGCTGGCCGTGCAGGCACGGGCGCTCGCCGCCAAGCGGGCGGACGTAGTGGCGAAGGTCGCACCCGAGCTGCCGGCCATCCTCGGCGACGGGTACCGGACGGCGTTCCTGGAGTACGCGCGGGTACGGCCGATGAGCGGGGGCTACCGACGGGACGCGCTGGACTTCGCCGGATACCTGCTGCGGTCGGGACAACCCGAGGACCCGGCTGCCCGCCGACAGCTCCAGGAGTGGTGGCTGGACCGCGCGGGTCCGGCCCCCAGGTCCGCAAGGCGATTGGCTCGTACTGCGCGCAGGGTGTTCTCGCGGCACTCGGGGTGAACCGGCTGCCCGTCGACGACGACGGCGCCGAGCGCCCGGTCAGGGCTGCGGGGCCGTGTCGATACGCGGCTCCGCCCCGTGGGCGCGACCAGCCCCGGCGTACCCACGGCCACCGACGCTCCGTAGCCCCGTCACGCCCATGCGTAGCCAGCCGAAATCCCGAACGGAGCCGAGTAATATGCCGCCCGCACCCCACCCCCCTGCACACTCGCGTGCGGTGCGCTACAGGAGGCGTCATGCGACCCCGACCCCCGATCAAGGGCCGAGGCATATTCAGCGGCACGGGCCTCGTCATCGCGGCCCTCGCGGCGACCGCGGCGGCGCTGCTCTGCCCGCTCTGGTTCTACGCCGACCGCCCGAGCCCGGCGTCCGGTGCGACCGTCCTGAGCGCCGAGACCGTGACGACCCCCTACGGCCCCCTGTCCGCGCAGGACCGGGACTTCATCACCAAGGTGCGGCTGGCCGGGCTCTGGGAGCTGCCGGCCGGCGAGCTGGCGGAGCGGAAGGGCACCACGGCGGCCGTCCGCACGGCGGGCCAGCACCTGGTCGACGGGCACACCTCGCTGGACGCCCATGTGCGCACCGTCGCCGCCCAGCTCGGCGTACCCCTGCCGAACGAGCCGAACGCACAGCAGCGGCAGTGGCTCGACACCCTGAGGACCGCGCAGGGACAGGACTTCGACCGGCAGTTCGCGGGCCTCGTCCGGCTGGCCCACGGCCGGGTGTTCGCCCTGGTCGCCGAGGTCCGGGCCGGCACCCAGAACTCCCTGGTACGCGACCTCGCCGACGACGCGAACGCGACCGTCCTGGACCACATCAGGGTGCTGGAGGCGACGGGATACGTCGACTTCGCCGCGCTCGCGCGAGACCTGGCCGCCTCCCCCACCCCCGTACCGACCCCGCCCGCGGTCGACCCCGGCGCGGCCGTGCCGGTCACCCCCTCGCCGGCCGAGTCGTACTCCATGCCGCCCGCCACCACCAGCCCGCCGCCGGTGACGAGCGGGTCCTGACACCCTGACCTGGGCGGGGAAACGGAACGTCACAGACCTCTAACACTGTGTCCATATGGTGAACAGGGCATGGCGTTCACCCAGGACTCTGGCATAGAAACACGTCATGTTCTGGGTCCTTCTCCTGCTCCTGGCCTGGGCTTTCGCCGGTACGGCGTGCACCCGGCTGTGCCTGGCGGCCGTCCGCGCGGCAGCCCTGGACGCGGATGCCGCGACGGCGGACCGGGAGCACGATCTGACGCTGTACGAGGCGGCCTTCCTCTCCGGCGGCCCGGCCCGGGTCGCCGATGTGACGATGGTCTCCATGGCCCGCCAGCGGCGCCTGCTGCTCGCGCACACCGGCTGGGCCACGGTGGTGGACCCCGAGGGCCGCGACGAGATGGAGCGGTCCGTCATAGGGGCCATAGGTCCCC includes:
- a CDS encoding ABC transporter ATP-binding protein translates to MRRDLRLAGVGRRYGLRGPWVLRGVDLTLTPGTLTRIEGANGTGKSTLLRLLARLDAPTEGRVTGRPRTAYVPERFPSALPFTALGYLTRLGAVHGLGRRAAVQAAATWLERFGAAAYAGTPMARLSKGGSQKVAVAQALLAEPELLVLDEAWTGLDAAAREELERAVAERTAAGGAVVFVDHDPRRLAGAPDATYTVLDGGLKCRTGSGSSPGGALTLVTVRGPAGARLPPEAAPPAALAEETAPGRYRLAVPASHSDVVLRALLTARPSWHVVSVTPPPDDPVPTPGSRP
- a CDS encoding aminoacyl-tRNA hydrolase, which produces MSQSLTSPGDSPFQPFQAERNPRDAAPQFVLPLVVRIEKSAPPARTDALETAARAVLVLLGDERAHGDGAWAEAVRSWEDARIRKVVRRARGAEWRRAEALPGITVTGKSVEVRVFPPVPLDGWPKDLAKLQVSGTELDDPEPPVPAGPAQPVLWLNPGLEMSAGKAMAQAGHGAQLAWWALSDTERGAWRDAGYALAVRTADPADWARLTGSGLPVVRDAGFTEIAPGSCTVVADHPALR
- a CDS encoding DUF692 domain-containing protein; the encoded protein is MRRLGTGIGWRPEIADAVERMPGIDWVEVVAENVCPGHLPASLLRLRERGVTVIPHGVSLGLGGADRPDEARLAALAERAEALGSPLVTEHIAFVRAGGPLTASPRLEAGHLLPVPRTRDALDVLCENVRIAQDALPVPLALENIAALFSWPGEELTEGEFLSELVERTGVRLLIDVANLHTNHVNRGEDPAEALAALPVEAIAYVHVAGGFERDGVWHDSHAHPVPRPVLDILTGLAARTAPPGVLLERDENFPEPAELERELTMIRDAVAAGRARADESAAPGAPGGSAGGGVAVLARPAVRTRERLAVAQAAVLSSLVAGTPVPEGFDRVRLAVQARALAAKRADVVAKVAPELPAILGDGYRTAFLEYARVRPMSGGYRRDALDFAGYLLRSGQPEDPAARRQLQEWWLDRAGPAPRSARRLARTARRVFSRHSG
- a CDS encoding DUF4142 domain-containing protein — its product is MRPRPPIKGRGIFSGTGLVIAALAATAAALLCPLWFYADRPSPASGATVLSAETVTTPYGPLSAQDRDFITKVRLAGLWELPAGELAERKGTTAAVRTAGQHLVDGHTSLDAHVRTVAAQLGVPLPNEPNAQQRQWLDTLRTAQGQDFDRQFAGLVRLAHGRVFALVAEVRAGTQNSLVRDLADDANATVLDHIRVLEATGYVDFAALARDLAASPTPVPTPPAVDPGAAVPVTPSPAESYSMPPATTSPPPVTSGS